The Peptoanaerobacter stomatis genome includes the window CCGGTTTTAAAAGCCTTGTAGAAAATGTTCTTAGCTGGAATATGCCTCCGCTTATTTTCGTGGCTATAGCTGTTGCAATATGTGCAGGAGCTGTTGGCTCAGCATCAGGCGGTCTTACTATAGCTTTCCAAGCTCTTTCCGACACTTTCAAAGTTATGCACGTTAACCTTGAATATGTTCATAGAATTGGTGTTATAGCAGCCGGTACACTTGATACCCTTCCTCACCAAGGCGCACAAATAACATTGCTTAACCTATGCCACTTAACACATAAAGAAGGTTATTTGGATATATTCGTAACTCAAATACTGATACCTATACTTGCGTTGTTCATAGTTATACCTATATGTTCAATGGGATTATAATATTTATCAGTCAAGAGTTTAATATATAATCTAACAAAACAAAAACATGTTATCTTATATAATAAAACTATGAAATAAAAAATATAATATATTGTATTTTTCTAATAAATTCTGTTTAAAGGGGCTGTTGCATAATGATGAAAATCATAGCAACAGTCTCTATTTTTATACAAAATTTCTCTATGTTTAGGAATATCCATACACAAAATTTTTTACAGTCTCCTATATTGACAAAGAACCAATATTTCTTGTATATTCATCCTTTCTACTATGTTTTGGACTATCTGTACTTTTCCATCATCTTGTATGTATTGTTCTATATTTAGGTTTAATCTTAGTTGCATTATATTTGGTGCTATGATATACTCTGTAAGTGGTATTTGTTTTCTCATAATTACATTATACCATAAAAAAGCACGCTATTTCTTACGTGCTTTTTCTATTGCCTATATTTTGCAACAGCCCCTTTTTTGTAAGGACATTTATTACATTTTCTAATAAAATTATGAATAAATTGTATAATTATATAACATTAATATACATAGTTTATTTAAAAAAATAATTGTTATGATTTTTCATTATTCTATTAGGTGTTAGTATCAATATTAATCAAAATCTTTATAATCTATAAAAGCATTAACAAAATTAGTTGTTATATCTCTATATGTGTTGTCTTTTATGCCTGTAATAACGTCTTTATTGAAGTAATTTACAGGATCTTTTGTATAGTTGTACATATACATTGATACAGGCGATGTATCACCAAGCAATATCTGTATATATCTGTTGAGTGCCGCTGCCGATATATCCTGATGTATACCTTTGAGCGAAGTCAGTTTTTCATCTTGCACCGCATTGTTGAAATATATAAAATAATCCGTGTTGAACATATTTTGTCTGTCATTTTCAGTATAATATTTTGAATTTTTAAATATATCATAGTTAGGATCGGGTTTGTGATCTCCATAAAAAATAACTATTGTAGGCTTTTGTCTGCTATCTATATAATCCATAAATATTTTCAACTGTTCATCTGAATATTTTAAATTAGATACAAAATTTCTTATTTCCCAGCCATCATGTTCACTTAAATTATCTACTTCAATATCTTCACCTTTTTTACCCAAAAACGGTCCGTGATTTTGCACTGTTACAGATAAGATGAAATTATTTGTATTAGGATTTTCTTCAAGCTGTCTTCTTGTCATATCAAATATTGTTTTATCTGACATCCACGCTCCTACCAAATCATCTTGTTCTTCTTTAGTAAACATAGTTATGTCTATAAATTTATCTATTCCTAAAAGAGGGTACACTCTATCTCTGTCCCAATAGTCGGCATTATGATTGTGTATACCTATGGTTTTCATATTTCCTACATAATCTTTTAAAAAATATGCCAAAGAATTAGTCTGTTTTTCCAATATTGATGTGAACACTATACTTCCTCTTGCAAAATATCTTGCCCCATATCCTGTCATCACTTCATATTCTGTATTTACAGTACCGCCACCGACTGTCGGTGTGTGCATTATTCCGGATATGCCGTTATTTTGATAATAATGCAAATTATCACTTATATGCTCGTCATGAACAACAATACCGTTTTTTTCAAGTTTATCCTGATATTTAGGTAAATCAAAAAAAGTTTCGGATTGAATTATTACAACGTCCATATTATTTTGCTTATTAAACGGATAATCTTTCAATAATCTGTCATTTATGTCAATTTTAGCCAACTCTTCTTTTTTTGCCGTTTTTATAATTCTTTTTATAGCCTGTTCTTCATTTTCATATTTTCTTAAATACGTCTGTGTCAATATCTTGCCTGATATCAGTAAATTACCGAAACTTGAAGTGGATAATGCTGAAGAAATTTCACTTGTAAATGTAAAAAAAGAAATTATAAAAATAAGAGGAAAAATTTTTATATATTTCAAACGGAATAGTCTATCAATGTCAAATAATTTATCATCAATATCATTTTGCTCTTCCAAAGTGTATTTCATCTTAAAAAAATCTATTATATCAACATATTTCTTGCTTAATATGACAAATATTACATAAACAACCAAAATTAAAGCTATTTTGGTATAAGGTATTTTATCTAAAAACAGTCCCGCTATATCTCCTGCGGCTTTAGCGAGCTTAACATCAAAAAAACTTATCTCCGCAAGCTGAAATCTGACTTTAGTTACATTACATATAGCAAGTAATACAGGTATAAATGAAAATATTACTATATTTCTTTTATACTTTTTATTTGGATTTGATACAAGAATATTGATAAATAAAAACAGTAAAAACGAAAGCAACATATTTTTTGCTCCTATGCCGTTGAGCCCTGAATACTCATATATAAAAGACATAGTAATTGATGCAATCAAAACATATATAACATACATATTTTTAACTCCCTTGTCTATGTATTTCTTACAATACCTTTTTGTATTGTAATATTATGGCATTTTTTACAATAGACCTCGTATAATGTTTATAAATTTCATATATGGAATCATACAGTCTACCAAGGTGACAAGTTCGGTAAACTGCATAATTAAACTTTGCTATAATAAAAATGATTTATTTGAAAACAAACTGTGTTCCTTTTAATTTAGCGGATATGTTGATACTATATAACAGCCTTTATCAAAATTGTGGTTCAATGTACCGTAACCACATTTGATAGTTTCACCTGAAAAATATTCAAAAACAGTCATCGGTTTTAATTCTAATGACAATAATGTGTTTTTTCTCATAATCATTACATATACTACTTTTTCAGGATCGTCTTTGAAATATCTTTTATATGAAAATACATCATCATTCAAGTAGAAAAACTCAATCTCTCCGTCTACCAAAATATTATTATTTTTTCTTAAACTTATTAATTGTTTGTAAAAATTGAGTATTTCTTCGTTTTCTTCTCCCCAAGGAAAACCTCGCCTGTTATCAGGACACATCTGTCCTGTTTCACCAACTTCATCCGCATAATATATATGTGGTACTCCTGCAAATGTCATTTGAACTGTTACTGCTGATTTAAAATTAATTTTATCAAAGTTCAGCACATTTATGCACCTTGGCGTATCATGAGTAGATATGAGATTCATATTGGAATAAAACGCCTCTCTCGGATAATTTTCCCAAAGAGTTTTAAAATTCTCAGCTATTTGATAACCGTTTATATTACCGTTTAGGAAATTTTGCACATTTTCTTTAAAAGGATATCCCATAACTGAATCTAATTGATGTCCCATAAAATATTTCTTACGCTGTGAATATGCAGTCTTATTTGACGCATCCTCCCATACTTCGCCAATAAGTACGGATTCTTGATCCACTTTTCTCATATTGGCTTTAAATTTTTCTACAAATGAACCGTCAAGCTCATCTACCACATCTAATCTCCAACCTTTTACTCCAAGAGATGTCCAATGATTTAAAACGGAATTTCCCTCGCCCATAATGAAATTTTGATAAGATTCGTCCATACAATTTACCTTTGGTAGTGTATTAAAACCCCACCAACTTTCATATACATTCGGATACTCTTTAAAATAATACCAGCTATAATACGGTGAACTCTTATCTTTTTTGGCAGATATAAAATATTCGCTGTCATCTCCCGTATGGTTGAAAACTCCATCCAATATTATTTCTATATCTCTTTTTTTAGCTTCTGCTATAAGTTTTTTAAAGGTTTCTTCATCTCCAAGCATAGAATCTATCTTGTGATAATCTTTTGTATTATATTTATGGTTGGAGTTTGATTCAAATATCGGATTAAAATATATTACATCTATCCCCAATAATTTTAAATAATCCAATTTTTCAATAACTCCATATAAATTTCCACCATAAAAATCTTGCCTTACAAGCTCTTTTTTTTCATTTATAATATTCATCGGTTTGTCTTTCCAAGTAGCATATATGAAGCTGTTAGGCTTATATGCTATCGGCGTCTTGAAAGGATTGTAAAATCTGTCAGGAAATATCTGATATATTATTGCGTTTTTATACCACTTTGGTACTGTAAAATCTTCATATACAGTTAATTGATAGTCTATATCATAATTTTTTTGTATAATTCTTGTTTCTCTTGGTTCATTTATTTGAAAATGGTAAAAATAAAGCATAGCTTCATTCGGAACAAATTCAGTTTTAAAACCGAATTTTCCATTCTTTTCAGCTTTTTGCATAGGAATGGATACATATGGCATATCATCTCTTTTTATAACTAAATACGCCTCCAAAGTATCCGGAGATTCTATGAAAAACTCTATTTTTTCACCTAACTTTACTGCGCCTACAGGACATTTGTATTGTTCATCAAGGCTATTATAATACATACACTTCTCCTATTCTAAAAAAATTTATACAGGTTATATTTTATACATAAATCATAAAAAAATCAAGCACCCGATAATTTAGGGTGCTTTGAATTTATACCTGCTTAATTTGAAAATCTGCCACTTATTTGCATTTAATATAATATAATTTTTTTCTTACCAAATAAAAAATTTAAGAATTTTTTAAAAATAGAATTTATTAAAAATCTCCGTTAACATTCCATATTTCTTTTGCGTATCTCTTAATAGTTTCATCTGATGAGAATATTCCTGCATTTGCTGTATTTATTATAGACATTTTATTCCATTTTTTCCTGTCTTTGTACATACATCTAAGTTTCGCAGATGCTTCTTTATATGAATGGAAATCTTTCAATACATAATATCTGTCATTTTCTTTCAACAGTGAATCATATAAATCTATGCCGTCATAACCGAGCTTAGGTAAAAATCCGTTTACAAGAGAATCTACTACCATTTTTATATCTTGATCATTTTGATATATATCAGACGCATTATAATTATGATTTGATTGATAATCAAGCACTTCTTCTTTATTAAGACCGAATATCATAATATTATCATCGCCTACCTGATCTTTTATCTCAATATTTGCACCGTCAAGTGTAGCCAATGTTATCGCTCCGTTAAGCATAAATTTCATATTTGATGTACCTGATGCTTCTTTTGTTGCTGTAGATATTTGTTCACTTATATTTGTAGCAGGTATTATACGTTCTGCCAAAGATACATTATAATTCGGTATCAAATATATTTTTATTCTGCCTTTTACTCTCGGATCCGTATTTATATGATATGCCAAAGAATTTATAAATTTAATAACTTTCTTTGCCCTGTAATATGAAGATGCGGCTTTACCTCCGAATATAAAAGTAACAGGTTGCATTTTATAATCAGGTTCTCTTAATATTTTATGATAAAGATATAATATGTGAAGTGCATTTAAAAACTGTCTCTTATACTCATGAAATCTTTTTATTTGAACATCATAAATAGATTTAGGATCTATATCAAAATCATATCTTTGTTTCATATAATTAGAGAAATTTTCTTTATTTATATTTTTTACTCTCTCTATTTTGTCAAGCATTGTAGAATCGTCTTTATAATCATTGAGTTTTGCTAATTCAAGAGGATTTTTTCTCCATTCTTTGCCTATTGTTTCATCTATCAAACTGCTCAATGTAGGATTGCAAGATTCTATCCATCTTCTGTATGATATACCGTTAGTCTTATTGTTAAACCTGTCAGGGAATAAGAAATTTAGATCCTTCATAACTTCTGTTTTTAACAAGTCTGTATGAAGCTTTGCAACCCCATTTGTAGAATGTGACATTATTACTGATAGGTTCGCCATTCTTACATAACCGTCTCTTATTATTGAAGTATTTCTTAATTGCTCTTCTGTCAAACTGCTTGAATATTTATCATTAAATCTTCTATCCAGTTCTTCCAATATCATATATATTCTTGGAAGCAGATTTTTCAAGAAATGCGCCGGCCATTTTTCAAGCGCTTCTTGCATTATTGTATGATTTGTATAACTCATAGTAGCTCTTGTAATCTCTATTGCTTCTTCCCATTCAAGATGCTCTTCATCAAGCAATATTCTTATAAGCTCAGGTATACAAAGTGCAGGATGAGTATCATTTATATGAACTGCAACTTTGTTTGGAAATTCAGATATAGAAAGCTTTAATTTTTTAAAATCTTTCATTATACTTTGTAATCCTGCTGATACAAAGAAATATTCCTGTTTTAATCTCAACAGTTTACCTTCATCTGTAGAATCATCAGGATAAAGAACATTAGTTATCTTTTGTATCTCTATTTTTTTCGCTTCCAATTTTGAATATTCTACTGAATTTAATTCACTATCTTCCAAGATTAACTCTGCTGACCAAAGCCTAAGAGTATTTATAGTCTTATCATCGTTTCCTATTATAGGCATATCATACGGTACTGCATGAATTATTTCATATCCTTCGTGTATAGGTTTTAAATTGGCATCCATTCTGACAGTTCCGCCAAATTTAACTACTTCTTTTCTATTTTCTTTTCTTATTTCCCACGGATTTTTGTTTCTAAGCCAATCATCAGGCCACTCTACTTGATTGCCGTCGCTAAATCTCTGCTCAAACATACCGTAATTATATCTTATACCATTTCCATTACCAGGTATTCCAAGACAGGCACAAGAATCCATAAAACACGCTGCAAGACGACCAAGACCTCCATTTCCAAGTCCAGGTTCTCTTTCAGACTCTAATATATCTTCAAGTTTAAATCCAAAATCTTTTAATACATCTGTTACATCTTCAAGCATTCCAGTTTTTAAAAGTGTTTCTTTCAAAAGACGACCTATCATAAACTCCATTGAAAAATAATACACTTGTTTTTCAAGATTATCTCTCACTTTATCTTTACATTTTATCCAATCCCCAGATATATAATATCTTATGGTTTTAGCAAGAGATTGATATATTTCTCCTGTTGAAACTGTGTCTATAGACTGTGAATAATCTTTTTGAATTTGTTCTGCTAAATCTTTTTTGAATTGTTCCTTATCGATTTGCATAAACCCTCCCCATAAAAAATAAATAAAAACCACTCTATATTGTAGTAGTTTTTTGTTCAAAATGCAATCTATTTTTTTATTGTCTCATCTTTTTTGAAGTAAATTTAAAGTTTTAAAACTTGCAACTTTAAACTAAATTAATTTTAGGTATTTTACCCTAATAAAAGTATTACGTGACAAAAATATAAATAAACTCTTTCCATTTATACCTTATTTTATATTTTTTAGTCAAAAAATGATTTATTTTTCTATAATTTTTTAAAAGATTTGTATATCATAATTAGAATTTTTTGTATAAACAACATATGCTATTACAATTTGAGTGTTATTAAATATTATAATGGCAAAATATTTATAATAATGATATAATTAATTGCAAAATATATTTTAATATTACATTAAAAAATATCTATAATTTAATTAGATATTAGTAGTATTTATTTGATATTTACACTGAGAATTTAAGGAGAGATTATGGATTTTAAAAAATTATTTAGTGCTGTTAATCTAAAAAAATTCTTATCAATAAATATAGGTACACTCATAGTAGCTGTTTCTATACATTATTTTTTAGTCCCATCCAATCTTGCTGCCGGTGGTGCATCAGGATTTGCAATATTGTTGACATCCGTGATAGATATTCCAATATCTATCATATTGTTTGTATTGAATTCTATACTCCTGATACTCGGATTTATAACAATGGGAATGCATTTTAGTGCAATGACTATATATGTAAATATTATTATGTCTGTTTTTTTGAGAATTATGGAGACAATCTCCCCTATGAATATTCCTATAACTGATGATTTATTTATCAATCTTATGTTCGGTATATTAATATCAAGTATAGGTATGTCCGTTGTTTTAAATAGTGGAGGTTCTACAGGCGGAACTGATATTCTTGCAAAAATTATTGAAAAATATACAAAGTTTTCTTTTGGAAACGGACTCATTATATGTGACGGACTTATAACGCTCGGCGCCTGCTTTATTTATGGTCCTAAACTCGGTATGTACGCTCTGCTCGGTGTAATAATGAACTCTTTTATGATTGACTGGTTTATAGAAGGTTTTAATTCAAAATACAGCATAACAATAATTTCTGAAAAAATAGATATTATAAATAATTTTATAATAAAAGACTTGGGCAGAGGTTCTACTATATATATTGCACAGGGCGGATATTCAAGTGAACCAAGAAAAATACTCAATTCAGTAATGGATAGAAAAGAATATATAAAACTGCATAACTTTGTCAAAAAAATTGATGACAGAGCATTTTTATTTTTATCTAAAGTATCTGAGATAGAGGGTAACGGCTTTACATATGATATTGATTGATACCAATAAAGCCTTTATACTAAAAATTAATAGAATAATTTATATTTCTATTTTTAAGAATTTATTAGCTGAGTAAAATTAGATATATCTAAAATAAATAAATTATATAAATGTATCCATTAATCAAACGGATATTCACATTAATACTACTATATAATAAAATTATGGATAAATAATATCCATTATACAACATTAACGTAAATGCTTTATTTTAAAAATTAATTATTATAAATTTCTATTATTCTATAAGATTTCAGTATAAAAAAAGGATGTATAATAAATATGGGGTATGAGAAATAAAAAAAATATAGTTGAAATGGTAGTAAAATATAATCAAAAATAAAATATATCTCAAAGGGACTGTTGCAAAATATAGGCAATAGCCCCTTTTTTTTATACCAATTAATCCCATACTATTTACAGACTTATCATATAGCCATGATGTATAACTTGAGTATTTATATAAAAAATGATATACTTTTTATAATATATTAATAACAAAATCTAACTTTATAT containing:
- a CDS encoding LTA synthase family protein; translation: MYVIYVLIASITMSFIYEYSGLNGIGAKNMLLSFLLFLFINILVSNPNKKYKRNIVIFSFIPVLLAICNVTKVRFQLAEISFFDVKLAKAAGDIAGLFLDKIPYTKIALILVVYVIFVILSKKYVDIIDFFKMKYTLEEQNDIDDKLFDIDRLFRLKYIKIFPLIFIISFFTFTSEISSALSTSSFGNLLISGKILTQTYLRKYENEEQAIKRIIKTAKKEELAKIDINDRLLKDYPFNKQNNMDVVIIQSETFFDLPKYQDKLEKNGIVVHDEHISDNLHYYQNNGISGIMHTPTVGGGTVNTEYEVMTGYGARYFARGSIVFTSILEKQTNSLAYFLKDYVGNMKTIGIHNHNADYWDRDRVYPLLGIDKFIDITMFTKEEQDDLVGAWMSDKTIFDMTRRQLEENPNTNNFILSVTVQNHGPFLGKKGEDIEVDNLSEHDGWEIRNFVSNLKYSDEQLKIFMDYIDSRQKPTIVIFYGDHKPDPNYDIFKNSKYYTENDRQNMFNTDYFIYFNNAVQDEKLTSLKGIHQDISAAALNRYIQILLGDTSPVSMYMYNYTKDPVNYFNKDVITGIKDNTYRDITTNFVNAFIDYKDFD
- a CDS encoding glycoside hydrolase family 13 protein; this encodes MYYNSLDEQYKCPVGAVKLGEKIEFFIESPDTLEAYLVIKRDDMPYVSIPMQKAEKNGKFGFKTEFVPNEAMLYFYHFQINEPRETRIIQKNYDIDYQLTVYEDFTVPKWYKNAIIYQIFPDRFYNPFKTPIAYKPNSFIYATWKDKPMNIINEKKELVRQDFYGGNLYGVIEKLDYLKLLGIDVIYFNPIFESNSNHKYNTKDYHKIDSMLGDEETFKKLIAEAKKRDIEIILDGVFNHTGDDSEYFISAKKDKSSPYYSWYYFKEYPNVYESWWGFNTLPKVNCMDESYQNFIMGEGNSVLNHWTSLGVKGWRLDVVDELDGSFVEKFKANMRKVDQESVLIGEVWEDASNKTAYSQRKKYFMGHQLDSVMGYPFKENVQNFLNGNINGYQIAENFKTLWENYPREAFYSNMNLISTHDTPRCINVLNFDKINFKSAVTVQMTFAGVPHIYYADEVGETGQMCPDNRRGFPWGEENEEILNFYKQLISLRKNNNILVDGEIEFFYLNDDVFSYKRYFKDDPEKVVYVMIMRKNTLLSLELKPMTVFEYFSGETIKCGYGTLNHNFDKGCYIVSTYPLN
- a CDS encoding glycogen/starch/alpha-glucan phosphorylase gives rise to the protein MQIDKEQFKKDLAEQIQKDYSQSIDTVSTGEIYQSLAKTIRYYISGDWIKCKDKVRDNLEKQVYYFSMEFMIGRLLKETLLKTGMLEDVTDVLKDFGFKLEDILESEREPGLGNGGLGRLAACFMDSCACLGIPGNGNGIRYNYGMFEQRFSDGNQVEWPDDWLRNKNPWEIRKENRKEVVKFGGTVRMDANLKPIHEGYEIIHAVPYDMPIIGNDDKTINTLRLWSAELILEDSELNSVEYSKLEAKKIEIQKITNVLYPDDSTDEGKLLRLKQEYFFVSAGLQSIMKDFKKLKLSISEFPNKVAVHINDTHPALCIPELIRILLDEEHLEWEEAIEITRATMSYTNHTIMQEALEKWPAHFLKNLLPRIYMILEELDRRFNDKYSSSLTEEQLRNTSIIRDGYVRMANLSVIMSHSTNGVAKLHTDLLKTEVMKDLNFLFPDRFNNKTNGISYRRWIESCNPTLSSLIDETIGKEWRKNPLELAKLNDYKDDSTMLDKIERVKNINKENFSNYMKQRYDFDIDPKSIYDVQIKRFHEYKRQFLNALHILYLYHKILREPDYKMQPVTFIFGGKAASSYYRAKKVIKFINSLAYHINTDPRVKGRIKIYLIPNYNVSLAERIIPATNISEQISTATKEASGTSNMKFMLNGAITLATLDGANIEIKDQVGDDNIMIFGLNKEEVLDYQSNHNYNASDIYQNDQDIKMVVDSLVNGFLPKLGYDGIDLYDSLLKENDRYYVLKDFHSYKEASAKLRCMYKDRKKWNKMSIINTANAGIFSSDETIKRYAKEIWNVNGDF
- a CDS encoding YitT family protein, whose translation is MDFKKLFSAVNLKKFLSINIGTLIVAVSIHYFLVPSNLAAGGASGFAILLTSVIDIPISIILFVLNSILLILGFITMGMHFSAMTIYVNIIMSVFLRIMETISPMNIPITDDLFINLMFGILISSIGMSVVLNSGGSTGGTDILAKIIEKYTKFSFGNGLIICDGLITLGACFIYGPKLGMYALLGVIMNSFMIDWFIEGFNSKYSITIISEKIDIINNFIIKDLGRGSTIYIAQGGYSSEPRKILNSVMDRKEYIKLHNFVKKIDDRAFLFLSKVSEIEGNGFTYDID